AGCCCACGACGAACGTGAACCGCCCGTCGGGACCCGGCATCGGCGCGAGGATGTTCTCGTGGGTCCCCCGGACGCCTGCGGGGCTCACGTAGCATGTCTCGTTCACGACGACCTCCTTCGTCCGCAGCACCTTTTCCATCGCCTCCCGGAAGGCGGCTTCCACCACCTCCGGGTAGTCCAGTTCGCGCATGGTCTTTCCGATCGCCTGCTCCGCGGTCCTGCCCCAGAGGTCGAGGAGCTTCCGGTTCGCGAAGGCGAAGCGTCCCTCGGGGTCGAGGATGTAGAGGTAGTCCTGCACCGAGGAAAGGATCGCGTTCAGCTCGCGGGTCCGCTTCTCCAGCTCCGCGACGGCCCGTTGCCGCTCCGCCTCGGCGCGGCGCTTTTCCGTGACGTCGTGGAACACCAGCACCGCGCCGATCATCCGTCCGGCCGCGTCCCGGATCGGCGACGCGCTGTCCTCGATGGGAACGGCGCGCCCTTCCCGGGTCAGGAGCGCCGTGTGGTTGGAAAGCGTAACGGGCATGCCTTCGCGCAGCACGCGCGCCACGGGATCCGGCGCCGGCTGCCCGGTCCTCTGGTCGACGATCCGGAACAGCTCGGCGATGGGCCGTCCCGCCGCCTCCTCGACCGTCCAGCCGGTCAACGCCGCGGTCACGGGATTGATGAAGGCGACCCTTCCGGAGGCGTCGGTGGCGATCACCGCGTCCCCGATGCTGGTGAGGGTGACGCGCAGCCATTCCCGCTGCTCCTCGAGCCGCCGGTCCGCCTGATGTTTATAGAGGCCCAGCTCGATCTGCGCCACCAGGTCGCGCTCCTCGAACGGCTTGAGGACGTAGCCGGCCGGTCCCGTGACCTTGGCGCGCGAGATCGTCGCGGCGTCGGAATGGGCGGTCAGGTAGATCACCGGCACGTCGTATCGTTCCCGGATCGCCCGCACCGCGTCGATCCCGTCCACGTCCCCTTCCAGCTTGATGTCCATCAGGACGAGCTGCGGCCGCAGGCGCAGCGCCGCCTCCACGGCCTCCCCGCCGTCGGAAGCGATGCCGATCACCTCGTATCCGAGGCGGCCCAGCTTTCCTTCCAGGTCGGCCGCGACGATGGCCTCGTCTTCCACGATGAGGATGGTGGGGCCGCTCATTCGCCGTCCCTCCCGAACGTGATCGTGAATGCGGTTCCCGCGCCGCTCTCGAAGTTCACATCGGCGCGCAGCTGTTTCGAGAGCATGTGCACCAGCCGCAG
This is a stretch of genomic DNA from Thermodesulfobacteriota bacterium. It encodes these proteins:
- a CDS encoding PAS domain S-box protein, translating into MSGPTILIVEDEAIVAADLEGKLGRLGYEVIGIASDGGEAVEAALRLRPQLVLMDIKLEGDVDGIDAVRAIRERYDVPVIYLTAHSDAATISRAKVTGPAGYVLKPFEERDLVAQIELGLYKHQADRRLEEQREWLRVTLTSIGDAVIATDASGRVAFINPVTAALTGWTVEEAAGRPIAELFRIVDQRTGQPAPDPVARVLREGMPVTLSNHTALLTREGRAVPIEDSASPIRDAAGRMIGAVLVFHDVTEKRRAEAERQRAVAELEKRTRELNAILSSVQDYLYILDPEGRFAFANRKLLDLWGRTAEQAIGKTMRELDYPEVVEAAFREAMEKVLRTKEVVVNETCYVSPAGVRGTHENILAPMPGPDGRFTFVVGSSRDVSERKDAEMKLARLAEDRELALEALRRSEEDLVRAQAVSRTGSWRLDVRRNELFWSGEAHRIFGVPAGTRLSYESFLSTVHPDDRDYVDMKWTAALRGESYDIEHRIVVGGNVKWVREKAELEFDARGALLGGFGTVQDITERRRMEEALRESLAEKKALLAELAARA